The sequence TCGAGGGCGTAGGTAATTAAAAAGGTCTGGTCAAAGATCTCCAGGACTTCTTCTTTAAAATCAACCTGGGTCGTAAAAGCCAGGCCATATTGGCTCCCCCATTTTTGGACCAGCGTTTGCCGAACGGCATCCGCGCTTTCCCCTTCTTTGAGATAGATCGCAAGGACGTCGATTTCCTGATCATCCCAATCCTCTTCCAGAAAGGATCGGTCGATGACCATCTTTCCGCCGTCCGTGCTGTACTCATAAAAGATCCCGCCGATGCTCAGGGGGATGCCCCCACGGGGAGAAGGAAGCTGCACCTTATCTCCAACGCCTAGATCGAAACGATTTGCAAAAACCTCTGAGATGAGAATTTTCTTTTCTCGAATCGCCTCTTGAATGATCTCTGCCGACTCACCCGATTGAAACAGATACCGACTGTGGGATCGATGAATCGCCAGATCGCGCCCGACAAGCCGGGCCGGCTCATCCCGGAAGATGATCTCAATCGACCGATAGCGATCAACCGCCGCTATCCCCGACATGGCTTCGACTTCATCGCTGAGTTCCCTCGAGATGGTCTCGTCGGTATCTCTCGACATATAGGAGACTGGAAAGCCGATGATGTCGGATCGGATCGTTTGATCGATCCAGACTTCAACGGTGCTGCGGAAGCTCTCAATCATGATCACGACACTCATCATCATTGCCAGTGCCCCCATGAAAGCCGAGATGGTTGGGGCATTCCTTCGAAGCGCTTGCTCGAGGTGTCCTTGTGCCATCCGCCAGGATGGCGGCATCCCAGAAAGAAAAGGGCGAAGACTTCTGGAGAGGACAAGGATCGCCGCCGGGACAATCAAGGAAAAAGCCATTAGAAGGAATCCCGCTGAGAGGTATCTGGCCCATTGAAGCCCCCATTCAGAAGGAACTTGCGAAAGGAAAAAGGACACCGTAGCGGCAATCAATCCGGCACCCAGATATAGCCCCTGCTTCACACCTCTTTGATTGTGGTAAATCCCTTCCATTGACTCGCGCGGTTTCAGGCGTGCGGCCTGCAACGCGGGGAAAAGGGAAGAAAGTGTAGCAACAAAGGCCCCGATCCCCATCCCCTCCACAATGAGAGAAAGGGGAAGTGAAAAAGGAGAAGGTGGAATAGGAACATAGAGCGCGCTCACGGTTTGAGAGAGAATCTGAATGACCCATCGCCCCAGGAGCGCACCCGCAAAGACACCCGCAAACCCGCCTGCCGTCCCGATCATGATCCCCTCGAGGGTAAAGAGCCAGAATATTTTTGAACGGGGAACGCCTAAAGCACGAAGAATGCCGATCTCCTTCCTCCGATGGACGACGGAGACGAGAAGGGTATTATAGATCAGGAAGACCCCGACAAAGAGAGAAATGGCGCTCAAGGCCGTCAGATTAAGTTGAAAGGAAAAGAGCATCTTTTCAACCTGTCGAGAACGTTGTTCCGGCCGACGGATCAAGAGCCGCCCGCCAAGTCGTTTCCCGAAGCTCTCTATAATCTCATCAAGCTTGGCCTCTTCATCCGTGATCAGATCGATGCGGTCGAGTTTTCCGAGTTTTCCCAGTGTCCATTGGGCCGATGCAATGTCCATGACGGCGATATTGCCGTCTTGCCCCAGTGCAACACCCTCCGCCTCCAGAAGTCCTGCAACATGAAGGTCCAGCAGATGTTCCTCTTTCCGGACCGAGAAATGATCGCCGACTTGAATACGGTGCCTTTCCGCGAACGTCACCGTCAGAAAGACCGCCGCGGGGTCGATCAAGGCATCAAAGGCCTCTCCCTCCGCACCGCGGACTTCGTAGCTTCGAAAGGGGGTCTCCTGTAGGAGATCGATCCCCATCAAGAGCAGAACCTCCCCCTTTGCAGAAGACGGGGATGCCATCGGGAGAACGGATTGAACAATCGGCGCGATGGAGATCACCCCGGGCACTTTACGAATCTCGACCAGGTCCATCTCATCAATGGCCCCTCCCCGCCCTATAATCTCCAGCGTTGTATTCCCGGCAAATAGATCAACTGATTTTTGATAGGTCTCCAGAACACTCTTATTTGCTAATCGGATTGAAATAAAAACAGCAATCCCGAGGGCAACGCCGACCAGGGTCAGCCAGGTCCTCCTTTCATGAAGAAGGTGGCGCAGGGAAATCGACTGGAGGAGGACACGTATCATATACCCCTTCTCTCCGTAACTATCAGCATGCCTGGATATTTCTTCAGGGCAAGGCGCGAGGCGCGCAGAACCGGAACGTATGGGCTATACGTGAGGATTTGAGCACCACAGCAACGCCGCCATGGAGGATTAGATGGGTATGCTGAATCGTTACGATTCAATGCGGTCAATTTGACTGTCCTTTAGATGAATAATCTGGTCGCCATAATCAATGGCCTGTTTACTATGGGTGGCGAGAAGAATGGTCACACCCGACAGACGTGATCGAGAGGCCAGGAGCCGGAGGATATCCTCTCCGGTTTTTGAATCCAGATTCCCGGTCGGCTCATCCGCCAACAAGATCTTTGGGCAGATGGCATCGGCCCGCGCGATGGCAACACGCTGCATCTCCCCGCCCGACAAGGCGCTCGGAAGGTGATCCAAGCGGGGTTCAAGACCAACGCCGACCAGGGCGGCCCTGGCCTTCTCCCGTGCTTCAACAGGACGGTCCCCTCGAAGCAAGAGAGGAAGGGCAACATTTTCCAAGGCATTGAGCATCGGCAAGAGGTTAAAAAACTGAAAAATCATCCCGATCTCTGAGCGACGAAGCGCCGTCCACTGCGTGTCGCTAAAATCCCGCGTGGGTTTTCCTGCAATAAAGATCTCCCCCGCAGTCGGCTGGTCCAGCCCTC is a genomic window of Candidatus Manganitrophaceae bacterium containing:
- a CDS encoding ABC transporter permease, producing the protein MIRVLLQSISLRHLLHERRTWLTLVGVALGIAVFISIRLANKSVLETYQKSVDLFAGNTTLEIIGRGGAIDEMDLVEIRKVPGVISIAPIVQSVLPMASPSSAKGEVLLLMGIDLLQETPFRSYEVRGAEGEAFDALIDPAAVFLTVTFAERHRIQVGDHFSVRKEEHLLDLHVAGLLEAEGVALGQDGNIAVMDIASAQWTLGKLGKLDRIDLITDEEAKLDEIIESFGKRLGGRLLIRRPEQRSRQVEKMLFSFQLNLTALSAISLFVGVFLIYNTLLVSVVHRRKEIGILRALGVPRSKIFWLFTLEGIMIGTAGGFAGVFAGALLGRWVIQILSQTVSALYVPIPPSPFSLPLSLIVEGMGIGAFVATLSSLFPALQAARLKPRESMEGIYHNQRGVKQGLYLGAGLIAATVSFFLSQVPSEWGLQWARYLSAGFLLMAFSLIVPAAILVLSRSLRPFLSGMPPSWRMAQGHLEQALRRNAPTISAFMGALAMMMSVVIMIESFRSTVEVWIDQTIRSDIIGFPVSYMSRDTDETISRELSDEVEAMSGIAAVDRYRSIEIIFRDEPARLVGRDLAIHRSHSRYLFQSGESAEIIQEAIREKKILISEVFANRFDLGVGDKVQLPSPRGGIPLSIGGIFYEYSTDGGKMVIDRSFLEEDWDDQEIDVLAIYLKEGESADAVRQTLVQKWGSQYGLAFTTQVDFKEEVLEIFDQTFLITYALEWIAVVVALLGITNTLFVSVLERRREIGLLRAIGGSRRQVIQVVLIEAFYMGLIGWFLALFCAFFLSLLLILVINKESFGWTILLHFPPYIVLHAFILATVTALLAGFFPAWKAAKMNITEAIAYE
- a CDS encoding ABC transporter ATP-binding protein gives rise to the protein MIQVVNLEKTYPHPTEPVTALKGITLTIKEGSFSLLMGPSGCGKSTLLNLIGGLDQPTAGEIFIAGKPTRDFSDTQWTALRRSEIGMIFQFFNLLPMLNALENVALPLLLRGDRPVEAREKARAALVGVGLEPRLDHLPSALSGGEMQRVAIARADAICPKILLADEPTGNLDSKTGEDILRLLASRSRLSGVTILLATHSKQAIDYGDQIIHLKDSQIDRIES